Below is a window of Pseudarthrobacter equi DNA.
ACCGGACCGGCGACGGCCCGTCCAGGATGCCCAGCTGTTCGAAGGACGCCTCTTCAACGTCCTCCACCAGCGTGGGCTCCGCCAGGGTCAGCGCCAGCTGCCCGGACAGCTCCGGCAGCAGGTGCGGCATCACCTTGATGCTGTTGGTCCGTGCCAGCTCCACGATCCGCCGGAACGGGGTGATTCCGCCAACCCGGATGATGTTGGGCTGGATGATGTCCACCGCCTCCGCCTCAATGAAATCGCGGAACCGGTAGATGGTGTGCAGGTTTTCGCCGAGGGCGATGGGCACTGGTGAGTGCTTCCGCAGCCGGCGGTAGGCCCAGAGGTCGTCCGCGCGGAGGGGTTCCTCCAGCCAGTCCAGCCCGTATTCGGAGAGCACCTCCAGTGCCCGGAAGGTGGTGGGCAGGTCCCACCGCTGGTTGGCGTCGATCATGAGCCGGCGGTCCGGTCCCAGGACGGAACGGACGGCGGCCACGCGTTCAGCATCTTCGCGGAGGTCCGGCTTGCCCACCTTGATCTTCACCGCCTGGTGGCCAGCGGCCACCCAGCGTTCGGTCTGGGCCACCAGTTCGTCCAGGGTGTAGTGCAGGTTCACCCCTGATCCGTAGACCTCGGCGGACTCCTGCCGCTGGCCGATCAGGCCGGTTACCGAGGTGCCGGCGTTGCGCGCCTGCAGGTCCCACAGGGCAAGGTCGAGTCCGGCCATCGCAATGGTGGTCAGTCCCCCGCCACCGGCCTCATGCAGCCGCTTCCACACCGCGTCCCACACCGTTTCCGGGTTGGCCGGAAGGCCGGTGACGAACGGTGCGATGTCGTAGTCCAGCAGCGCCTTGACCGCCTGCGGGCCAATGGTGGGGGTCCAGGAAAAACCGAGCCCCGCGCCGCCGTCGTCCGTGTGGATCTCCGTGGCGATCACGTGGTTCTCCGGCGCCTCCGCACCCCAGTGCCGGCGGAGCGGGACGGTCAGGAGCCGGGTGGTCAGCCCGGTGATCCGTGGAATGGTGCGGACGGCAACGGCTGCGGGGGCACTCATCAGCCGGCCAGCTCGTAGCCCCTGGCCAGGATGGCCTTGAGCTCCACCAGCTGTTCCTCGGTGGGATCCACCAGCGGCGGACGGACCGGGCCCACGGGGAGGCCGCCCAGGCGCAGGCCCGCCTTGATCAGCGAGACGCCGAAGCCCGGGGTCTGGTCGCGCAGGCGGACCAAGGGAGCGTAGAAGCCTTCGAGCAGTGCATTGCGCCGGTCCTCGTCATCGGAGACGTAGGCGGCGTAATAGGCCTTGGCGATCTCCGGTGCCATGGCGAACGCCGCCGAGGAGTAGAGCGGAATGCCCAGGCCGCGGTAGGCGCCCTGTGTGAGCTCGGCGGTGAGCAGGCCGTTGAAGAAGGCGAAGTCCTCGCGTCCGGTGGCCCTGACGGCGGAGACGATCTCCTGCGCCAGGCCCACATCGCCCAGTCCGTCCTTGAAGCCGACCACCTTGGGGTTGGCGGCCAGGCGCACCATGGAGGCGGCCGTGAACTTGGCGTTGCCACGGTGGTAGACGATCACCGGCAGGCTGCTCGCGTCGGCAACGGCTTCAATGTAGGCCACCAGGCCGTCGGTGGGGCCGGTGACGAGGTAGGGCGGCAGGACCAGGAGGGCGTCGGCCCCTGCTTCCTCGGCTGCCCTGGCGGCGGCGAGGGCGTGGCCCAGCGGCCCGCCGGCACCGGCAACCACGGGAACCTTGCCTGCCACGACCTCGACGGCGGCCGTCACCACGGTGCGGACCTCCTCGATGCTGAGGGCGTGGAATTCGCCGGTGCCGCAGGCGGGGAAGACGCCCCCGGGGCCGAACGGGAGCCGTGAAGCTATGTGCTCCTTGAGCAGGTCCACGTCAACGGCGCCTTCGGCCGTGAACGGTGTGACGGGGAAGAAGAGTACGCCGTCGAATTTCATGATGTCTCCTTGGTTCCGCTGCCGGCGGTCACCAGCGCGGAGGTCTCGTCGTTGAGGGTTTGGTGGGACTTGAGTTCAGTGCGCCAGCTGCGCTTGGGCTGCCAGCCCAGCAGTTCCTGCGCCTTGGCGATGGAGAAGGCGGGGCTGGTGCCGGTGAGGCCGCCGCTGATGGCGTCGCTGCCGGGCAGGAACCGGGGCATGAGTTCTGCCAGGGGCGCGGTGGCCAGGGCATCGGCTGCGCCCACGAAGAAGGTCTCGCCGTTCGGGATGGACTCCATCCTGTCCAGCAGCAGGTCCAGGAACTCCGCCACATCACGTGCGTCCACGTAGTTGAACAGGGCCGGCGCGGACAGTGCGGGATCGGCAAGCCGCTCGGCAAGGGTGTGGCCCTGCTGGGTGGGAGCGCCTTCCCATTCCTCAGGGGAAATCACGAAGCACGGGCGGAACGCCGCGTAACGGATCCTGTCCCCTTGGGCTGCGGCGAACATCTGGACTGTCTGCTCCGCGATGAGTTTGGACAGGGCATAGGCGTTCCACGGCTTGGCAGGCGTGCGCTCATCCAGCGGGAACGACGGCGGGAGCCAGCCCGCGGGCGACCCGTAGCCGAGCACCGTGGGGCTGCTGGCGGTGATGATCTTCGGCACGCCCAGCTCCGTCGCCGCGCTGACGACGGCGAAGGCGAGCCGCGTGTTCGTGGCAAAAATGACGTCCTCGGGTGCGCTGAAAGGCACGGCGATCGCGGCGAGGTGGATGACGGCGTCGGGCCTGGCGTCCCGGAGGAGGCGAAGAGCCTCCCCCGGTGCCAGCAGGTCAGCGGTTGCCTGTTCTACGCCAGCCGGCAGCAGCTCGGCCGGCAGGGCGTCGCGGTCCACCGAGATGACGTGGTGGCCGGCTTCGGCGAGCCCCGCCACCACACTGCGTCCCAGCCGGCCGGAGCCGCCGGTGACAAAGATCCTGCTCATGGTTGTTCCTTAGGGTCCGGTGATCGTGGGTGCGGGCATCAGGGGGCGCGCCGGAGGTCGACGCCGAGGTCCAGGTCCTCGATGCGCACGGGCAGGGATGATTCGAGCGAACGGTTGCCGGCGATGCCGACGGAAACCGAGCGGAGGCCGTCCAGGTAGCCGGAGGGCCGGCCCAGCGGGTCCTCGCCGGGGCCGTTGAAGAGGTCGGAGAGCAGGAGGGCGTCGCCGCCGCCGTGGCCGCCTTCGCCGTTGACGATGGGCACCTCGTAGGCAGGCTCCCAGTGGCGCTGGACCACCAGGCGCTCACCGTTGCGGCGGACGGCGTCCTCTTCCTCGACAGGTGTGGCGCTGGGATCAACAACGGTCTTCTTGTCCGTGCTGTGCAGGACGGCGGCGCGTTCCACCACCTCGAGTTCGGCC
It encodes the following:
- a CDS encoding mandelate racemase/muconate lactonizing enzyme family protein, producing the protein MSAPAAVAVRTIPRITGLTTRLLTVPLRRHWGAEAPENHVIATEIHTDDGGAGLGFSWTPTIGPQAVKALLDYDIAPFVTGLPANPETVWDAVWKRLHEAGGGGLTTIAMAGLDLALWDLQARNAGTSVTGLIGQRQESAEVYGSGVNLHYTLDELVAQTERWVAAGHQAVKIKVGKPDLREDAERVAAVRSVLGPDRRLMIDANQRWDLPTTFRALEVLSEYGLDWLEEPLRADDLWAYRRLRKHSPVPIALGENLHTIYRFRDFIEAEAVDIIQPNIIRVGGITPFRRIVELARTNSIKVMPHLLPELSGQLALTLAEPTLVEDVEEASFEQLGILDGPSPVRFSNSRVTLADRPGLGFRFRDVV
- a CDS encoding 5-dehydro-4-deoxyglucarate dehydratase, which encodes MKFDGVLFFPVTPFTAEGAVDVDLLKEHIASRLPFGPGGVFPACGTGEFHALSIEEVRTVVTAAVEVVAGKVPVVAGAGGPLGHALAAARAAEEAGADALLVLPPYLVTGPTDGLVAYIEAVADASSLPVIVYHRGNAKFTAASMVRLAANPKVVGFKDGLGDVGLAQEIVSAVRATGREDFAFFNGLLTAELTQGAYRGLGIPLYSSAAFAMAPEIAKAYYAAYVSDDEDRRNALLEGFYAPLVRLRDQTPGFGVSLIKAGLRLGGLPVGPVRPPLVDPTEEQLVELKAILARGYELAG
- a CDS encoding NAD-dependent epimerase/dehydratase family protein, translating into MSRIFVTGGSGRLGRSVVAGLAEAGHHVISVDRDALPAELLPAGVEQATADLLAPGEALRLLRDARPDAVIHLAAIAVPFSAPEDVIFATNTRLAFAVVSAATELGVPKIITASSPTVLGYGSPAGWLPPSFPLDERTPAKPWNAYALSKLIAEQTVQMFAAAQGDRIRYAAFRPCFVISPEEWEGAPTQQGHTLAERLADPALSAPALFNYVDARDVAEFLDLLLDRMESIPNGETFFVGAADALATAPLAELMPRFLPGSDAISGGLTGTSPAFSIAKAQELLGWQPKRSWRTELKSHQTLNDETSALVTAGSGTKETS